One genomic region from bacterium encodes:
- a CDS encoding M20 family metallo-hydrolase → MTDTQKMSRLSGLIAGWQEKVITLQRHLVAIPALAPENDGDGERLKADYMRSYLEQLGLDELEELNAPDPRVSCGHRPNLLVRLHGEDRSRTVWVLAHLDVVPPGDLESWAPEDPYRLRVDGDVLQGRGTEDNHQGLISGLLAVAAFKEAGIRPPCNLGLAVVSDEETSSRYGLEYLMQHHRNQFGINDLVLVPDAGDPEGKIIEIAEKSILWLKVTVTGAQCHASTPKEGNNAARAAAHLVVRMDALEATFNAQDVLFDPPNSTFEPTKHEANVPNVNTIPGKEVFYFDCRVLPRYPLAIVEEKIRALADEVEAQFGVSVRLEPQQRSEAAPPTPESAAVVNGLKRAIRAVKKVEPRCVGIGGGTVAAIFRRAGIPAAVWSTLEDTAHQPGETSRISHTLSDATVMAYLMLHA, encoded by the coding sequence ATGACGGATACACAAAAAATGAGCCGTTTGTCCGGCCTGATTGCCGGCTGGCAGGAAAAAGTCATCACTCTGCAGCGCCATCTTGTGGCCATCCCGGCGCTGGCGCCGGAAAACGATGGCGATGGTGAGAGGCTCAAGGCGGATTACATGCGCAGCTACCTGGAGCAGCTCGGCCTCGATGAGCTCGAAGAACTCAATGCTCCAGATCCACGGGTCTCCTGCGGGCACCGCCCCAATCTGCTGGTACGGCTCCATGGCGAGGACCGCAGCCGGACGGTATGGGTGCTCGCTCACCTCGATGTCGTGCCTCCGGGCGATTTGGAGAGCTGGGCGCCGGAGGATCCCTACCGTTTAAGAGTGGACGGGGATGTACTCCAAGGCCGCGGCACCGAAGACAACCATCAGGGGTTGATCTCGGGCTTGCTCGCGGTCGCCGCCTTCAAGGAGGCGGGAATCCGGCCGCCGTGCAACCTCGGGCTGGCGGTGGTTTCTGACGAAGAGACCTCCAGCCGCTACGGGCTGGAATATCTCATGCAGCACCATCGCAACCAGTTTGGCATAAATGACCTGGTCCTCGTCCCAGACGCCGGCGATCCCGAGGGCAAGATCATCGAAATTGCGGAGAAGAGCATCCTCTGGCTCAAGGTGACGGTGACCGGAGCGCAATGTCACGCCTCCACGCCGAAAGAGGGCAACAACGCCGCGCGCGCCGCCGCCCACCTGGTGGTCCGGATGGATGCACTTGAAGCAACATTTAATGCACAGGATGTTCTGTTCGACCCGCCGAACAGCACCTTCGAGCCGACCAAGCATGAAGCCAATGTGCCCAATGTCAACACCATCCCAGGCAAGGAGGTCTTTTATTTCGATTGCCGGGTCCTGCCGCGCTATCCCCTGGCGATCGTGGAGGAGAAGATCCGAGCGTTGGCCGACGAGGTAGAGGCACAGTTCGGCGTCAGTGTGCGCCTGGAGCCGCAACAACGGTCGGAGGCGGCGCCGCCCACCCCGGAGAGTGCTGCGGTTGTCAACGGACTCAAACGGGCCATCCGGGCCGTCAAGAAGGTCGAGCCGCGTTGCGTCGGCATTGGGGGCGGCACTGTGGCGGCGATCTTCCGCCGTGCCGGCATTCCGGCCGCAGTCTGGTCTACTCTAGAGGATACCGCCCATCAGCCGGGAGAAACCTCCCGGATCTCCCACACGCTCAGCGACGCCACGGTGATGGCCTACCTCATGCTTCACGCCTAG
- a CDS encoding WbqC family protein has translation MIMAVQPPAYFASVKECAKLLTAEVVVEAESFRFSRKESIHRAAIRTRTGVHWLSVPVLSRGKPGARIDELEIDPRQPWGDLHLRTLEYTYHNAAWYYFYSDAVSGIIRGAGSSLATLLRATGRFAVRSLQATATCFSSTELPAVADRTGRVLAWAAACGCNCYLVWPFEVALLDRARLRDAGITLLQLEFGAAPYHQQMPDFQPGLSILDLLFNEGPAAADHIRKSVEYRVVDT, from the coding sequence ATGATTATGGCTGTGCAGCCTCCCGCCTATTTTGCCTCTGTCAAAGAGTGTGCCAAGTTGCTGACCGCTGAGGTCGTGGTGGAGGCGGAGAGCTTTCGTTTCAGCCGCAAGGAGTCCATCCATCGGGCGGCTATCCGCACCCGGACAGGAGTGCACTGGCTCTCAGTCCCAGTGCTCAGCCGGGGCAAACCGGGCGCCCGCATCGACGAGTTGGAGATCGATCCGCGCCAGCCGTGGGGGGATCTGCACCTACGCACCCTTGAATACACCTATCACAATGCCGCCTGGTACTACTTTTATTCCGATGCGGTGTCCGGGATCATACGCGGGGCCGGCAGCTCCCTGGCCACGTTGCTCCGGGCGACCGGCCGTTTTGCCGTGCGGAGCCTGCAAGCCACTGCCACCTGCTTTTCCAGCACGGAACTCCCCGCGGTGGCGGATCGCACCGGGAGGGTTCTGGCCTGGGCGGCGGCTTGTGGATGCAACTGTTACCTGGTATGGCCCTTTGAAGTGGCATTGCTCGACCGAGCGCGGTTGCGCGACGCGGGGATAACCCTACTGCAGCTCGAATTTGGGGCGGCGCCCTATCATCAGCAGATGCCGGATTTCCAGCCCGGCCTCTCCATTCTTGATCTTCTTTTCAACGAGGGGCCGGCAGCGGCGGACCATATCCGAAAAAGCGTGGAGTACCGGGTGGTGGACACTTGA
- a CDS encoding DedA family protein — MITQYISELAIRLLDAGGYWSAALLMMLESMVAPVPSEAVMPFVGFLVADGKWNFVVSAAATTAGSMLGSILSYYMGYFGGKPLVLKVGKYLLLDRHDLELTEKFFARRSGTITLFFSRFIPVIRHFISIPAGMGKMRLFPFLAATLAGATLWNTFLLYLGLKLRENWGVVQQYSHQVDIVVVLLLAVLVGWFIHSRLKRRREVVR, encoded by the coding sequence ATGATCACCCAGTATATCTCTGAACTGGCTATCAGGTTGCTTGATGCCGGGGGCTATTGGAGTGCCGCCCTGCTAATGATGCTCGAGAGCATGGTGGCCCCCGTACCGAGCGAAGCCGTCATGCCCTTCGTCGGATTTCTGGTCGCCGACGGCAAATGGAATTTTGTCGTCTCCGCAGCAGCGACCACTGCCGGTTCGATGCTCGGCTCGATTCTCTCATACTATATGGGCTATTTTGGCGGCAAACCCCTCGTGCTCAAGGTCGGCAAGTACCTTCTGCTCGACCGTCATGATCTCGAGCTCACTGAAAAATTCTTCGCCCGGCGCAGCGGCACCATCACACTCTTTTTCAGCCGGTTCATACCGGTGATCCGCCATTTCATCTCCATCCCGGCCGGCATGGGCAAAATGCGTCTCTTTCCCTTCCTCGCCGCGACGCTGGCCGGCGCCACCCTCTGGAACACCTTTCTGCTCTATCTTGGTCTCAAGCTGAGAGAAAACTGGGGGGTTGTACAGCAATACTCCCATCAGGTCGATATCGTCGTGGTGCTCCTGCTCGCGGTCCTGGTGGGCTGGTTCATCCACTCCCGGCTCAAACGTCGCAGGGAAGTAGTCCGTTGA